Proteins from one Camelina sativa cultivar DH55 chromosome 8, Cs, whole genome shotgun sequence genomic window:
- the LOC104707676 gene encoding protein ACCELERATED CELL DEATH 6, whose product MDSSEASLDGIEAQRLMNVSHDQREGRCFPMNLINKVVNKLCSRGDSTTPPRGGVVSEQEFLENLKFSNLFDLPGENVLMNSEIYSGVCDGNKECLEKLRSHGTPMACLKSDRGDSILHLAARRGHLELVKNIISEFPCLLLEPNYDDQLPLHVAAHVGHPAQVKAIIVAVTFYSDRLAEEARERLNPYVLKDKYGYTPLHLAIEGQHISTAGYLINADYGAIFLENNEGISSLYMAVEAGKVLLVKSILGSTDNDDLEWRKSYLNSKLEGRKYLAHVALEARNTDVLNVILHEYPFLEDERDKEGRTCLSFGASIGFYEGVCNLLGRSTKGVYVCDKDGSFPIHTAAEKGHIKIVQEILKRCPNSKYLLNKLGQNLLHIAAKVGDYKLVKSLMRSDDTKYMGAEQDVDGNTPLHLATLNWRYQSAKTLAFHTELLKLRNNNGLTARGVAESEMKSNYIFHERLTLAYILCASVDVEPVKSITKPSKPLDHEKSRDYINTLLLVASLVATMTFAAGFTIPGGLNSSGPYLGRATMTNHRSLFFFLLFDTLALVCSVATIYILIWAQLGDPSLVPSSLNMALPLLLFALMCMPFAFIAGIMTVISHVPWMSYIISLIAFFFLHWAMSILGPQVLLQQTNVHWLYGVWLDLFMDYQWLVSGRYGQISPPVSDLTRPKNIKILRL is encoded by the exons ATGGACAGTTCTGAAGCAAGTCTAGATGGAATTGAGGCACAGAGGTTAATGAATGTGTCTCATGACCAACGTGAAGGAAGATGTTTTCCCATGAATCTGATAAACAAAGTCGTAAACAAACTCTGTTCACGAGGAGATAGCACCACGCCACCAAGAGGAGGTGTCGTATCTGAACAAGAGTTCCTTGAAAACCTCAAATTCTCGAACCTTTTCGATCTCCCTGGTGAAAATGTTTTGATGAATTCGGAAATTTATAGCGGGGTTTGTGATGGGAACAAAGAATGTCTTGAGAAGTTGAGAAGCCATGGAACGCCAATGGCATGTCTAAAAAGTGATAGAGGAGATTCAATCCTTCATCTTGCTGCTAGAAGGGGTCATCTAGAACTAGTAAAGAATATTATCTCTGAATTTCCATGCCTTCTACTGGAGCCAAACTACGATGACCAGCTTCCGCTTCATGTGGCAGCTCATGTCGGTCATCCAGCGCAGGTAAAAGCTATTATTGTTGCCGTAACTTTCTATTCAGATAGACTTGCTGAAGAAGCTAGGGAGAGATTGAATCCATATGTTCTCAAGGACAAATATGGATATACTCCTCTCCATTTGGCCATTGAAGGACAACATATATCGACGGCTGGCTATTTGATAAACGCAGACTATGGTGctatttttcttgaaaataatgAGGGAATATCTTCCTTGTATATGGCAGTAGAAGCTGGTAAAGTATTACTTGTGAAATCAATTTTAGGAAGCACAGACAACGATGACCTTGAATGGAGAAAGTCTTACTTAAATTCGAAATTGGAAGGTAGAAAATATCTGGCACATGTTGCTTTGGAAGCCAGAAATACAG ATGTCCTCAATGTTATTCTTCATGAATATCCATTTCTTGAGGATGAGCGAGATAAAGAAGGAAGGACTTGTCTTTCCTTTGGAGCATCCATAGGGTTTTACGAAGGGGTATGCAACTTGTTAGGCCGATCAACAAAGGGTGTTTATGTCTGCGACAAAGATGGTTCCTTTCCAATACATACGGCTGCAGAGAAAGGTCATATCAAAATTGTCCAAGAGATTCTTAAACGTTGTCCAAATTCAAAATACCTGCTCAACAAACTTGGCCAGAACCTTCTGCACATTGCAGCAAAGGTTGGGGATTATAAGCTTGTAAAATCGTTGATGCGAAGTGATGATACCAAATACATGGGTGCTGAGCAAGATGTGGATGGCAATACACCTTTGCACCTTGCCACCCTAAATTGGCGCTACCAATCAGCTAAAACGCTCGCCTTCCATACAGAGTTACTGAAATTACGGAACAATAACGGCTTAACAGCTAGGGGTGTTGCCGAGTCAGAAATGAAATCTAACTACATCTTTCATGAG AGGTTGACATTGGCATACATATTATGCGCTTCCGTGGATGTTGAACCTGTAAAGTCGATAACAAAACCATCCAAGCCACTAGACCATGAAAAGAGCAGAGATTACATCAACACTCTTCTATTAGTAGCATCACTTGTAGCCACAATGACGTTTGCTGCAGGCTTTACAATACCAGGTGGCTTAAACAGCTCTGGTCCATACTTGGGCAGGGCAACTATGACCAATCATAGAAGTCTCTTCTTTTTCCTGCTATTTGACACCTTGGCATTGGTCTGCTCCGTTGcaacaatatatattcttatatggGCGCAGTTGGGTGATCCATCACTCGTTCCCTCATCCTTAAATATGGCCTTGCCCTTACTGCTTTTTGCTCTAATGTGCATGCCCTTCGCATTCATTGCTGGGATAATGACTGTGATTTCGCATGTGCCATGGATGTCATACATCATTAGCCTTattgcttttttcttcttgcatTGGGCAATGAGTATCCTTGGCCCTCAAGTCCTGCTACAACAAACAAACGTTCATTGGCTATATGGTGTCTGGCTTGATCTGTTTATGGATTATCAATGGTTGGTGTCAGGAAGGTATGGACAGATTAGTCCTCCAGTTAGTGATTTGACGAGGCCGAAGAACATCAAGATCCTTCGCTTGTGA